TTGGGAAGTTAGTTAGAAGATGAGTTAGTTAGAAGATATTTTGCttatttacttaactcattctCTTGTATAAATAGTGTAGTTTTTTCTCTTATAATTCTCAATGAATCAttctatgaagttgatttcattCCTTTTTGAATCATATGAATCCTAGTTCAATATTTTCTACATTAAATAATCAGGAAACACTctcaaaaattaattattgttaggttagGCTACATGTATTTGGATATTATTCCAACGAAATGGTCACCAAACAATCTCACAAAACACTCTCAGAAATTATTTTACAAAAGTGTATTATTGTTCTCCCTAAGTTGAGCTCTCAAACCAATCACAAGATGAGATTCTCTCCAACTCAAGAATCGGCTCTAGTCTATGCCTTTATACAATTCAAGAATATAACCGCTTCACAACACAAAAGGTAGTTATAACCGCTATATCCACGGTCACTTATTGGAACAGCTTTGGAAAGGAATTAATATTTCACCCTCGGTGTCCTCTTATATtgcttatagcatcataatctaaaattataatccaaaattaagaccaaatctATACCCTTAGattataaaatgaatgaataaaattaaaccttactaatttcaataaataataaacaaaatatcgATAAAAGAGTAAGATCGTCATTCtgttatcatatcataattttcgtgcttatttttatatcaacatagtgtattacaaatattaacACAATGACATGtgtatttcaacacaagtatacaaaaatatcaatacagttttatagaagattttacatgcattatattgaaattttttgatgtatatgttgataaaaaaaatctgcaaacaaaaataaaaattataaaatttaatcatcCAAACGTCgttggaacatatgcaattgagatctaattagaatccttataaaattacttGATATATGttttgcaaaaaaataatttaaatcgatagagttacgtaaatttaaagtttttggataattttaataagagagaattgacattaatacgctttaattttatttaataattatttaaatttaaaatataatccacttGACATCATATCAAATCTTCTAATCAGTTATGATTTGATCTTTAATTTtggattgctaattagttagccTCAAACGTTCATCTATACAAACCTTTggattcatatttttattaaataattttattttaatttcaacagattaatataattaaaattttgaaattaaacaGAATTCAAGTTTCATTAGCCAATAACTTGTGAATTCAGGTAATAAGGCCTCTCGATGATATCTTTAAGGGTCGCCAAATTCccttgtaatattattttgaaaGATAAGTCAAAAAGAGGGAGTAGAGATATATTGCGAGAAGAGAACTTTGAACTTATTGCACCCTTTTAAAATGGTTCGACAAAGGAAAATATGAACAATATGCATCAATTTATCAATTTAGCTTTTATTCATGGGAAAATTGTAATGCACGTGGACCACTAATAAGCGATTAATTATCAATTTGACGgcatttattattaaattagtatataaatatttaattattatttttcaaagaTAATGGATGGTAACAATGATTTTCGatggaaaattaataaaaacagaaaatttcaaaatataaaaacaatactccctccgtcgtttaaaaatataaactttggaaaaaataaaaattttattgcacaattgataaataagatatagataaaaaaattattactccctccgtcccggataatttgtcccatttttccatttcggtccgtcccatataatttttctcatttcactttttatcatttttggtagtggacctcatattccactaactcattcatactcacatcttattataaaactaatatataaaagtaggacctacattccactaattttttcaattcacttttcattacattttaaaaaatgtgtgcccggtcaaagtgagacgaattatccgggacggagggagtacaatattaCTATTAGTGAAGAATTATgttataaaatagaaaattcgtAAGAGACGAGCTCGaatgaaaataattcatatttttaaagaTTGGAAGGATAGTTAATAGTTTCATAAAAATTTGATTAGTTATGCAAAGTATTCAAATTTATAACCTAATTCTATAAAGTCAGTAATCATATTAGGCCGCATGGTATAAAATGATTTTATAAGcaaattttaccatttttgataTACTTATTTCTCTAATTATTCCTTATCCAAAATACTTCTCATCTTTACGATTTGAATTTATCAATTTCAAACTTTTGCAAGTGAAGCAAGAAAAGAGACATACGTTTATGCAAGTTTCAATTCATAGGCTACATATCTCCATGTAGTGGAGCATGGAAAGAAGAGTTTATAACTATTGTGACGagtaatttataaaatgattttatAAGCAAATTTTACAATTTCCGATATACTTATTTCTCTAATTATTCCTTATCCAAAAGACTTCTCATCTTTACGATTTGAATTTATCAATTTCAAACTTTTGTAAGTGAAGCAAGAAAAGAgatacttttatgcaagtttcaaTTCATAGGCTACATATCTCCATGATGTAGTGGAGCATGGAAAGAAGAGTTTATAACTATTGTGACGAGTAATTGAGTAACCGACAAATAGAAACGTAAAAGAGACatatttacgtggttcaccaatGTTGTGTTAGCTACATTCACGGACAAGAACGGAGAACATGTTATATTATAATTGCGGTGACAGATTACAGAGTTTTGTGCCTctacttctatataaatagaCACACAAGACGAGCTAGGCCCAATATGACGAATATGACCCAATACAACAGCATAGCGTTTGGTTAGCGACAAACCATAGATTCAAGGCTTGCAAACAACAACCATGATATTCACGACACACAATTTGATCACATCAGTGGAACGGTGGGGACGATGACGATAGAGGATGACGATAGAGAGATTTCTATCAGAATcagaacacgataacaacactcTTCAATATGTCTAATATCACCGAGTTTTATTTCATGAATCCGTCACCGTGAATAGTGAGAATAAAAGCTTGAGAGGCTATTCTAAATAGTAAGCAgccaaaaattgaaaatttaaaagatGATTAATTTAATCTTGGATAAGAAGTGGTGTTGATAGTATTTATGTGGTGCGGTGCAATAGGATTGGATGCTGTGGAGGTGTAAATAAATGTAATGAAAGtgattaattttgtaataaaatgtggGACATATATAGAAATATACAGGTACAGCCCCCTTTCTAAATAAAGAAAGTCATCTCcttctctccttctctcttccCATCTTCTGCCTCCTCCAACTCCGGACTTCGTCTTCGCAACGCTTCCGCTCGGTTCTTCTGCAACATCTGAACTCCAACTTGCAAAAACGCCTATTTATGTGAGCTCTAATTTCTGATCTAACTTCCATCTTTCTCTCCGAACTCAATTCAATTCTGACTGCACTCATCCATTTCAGATCATTTTGCTTCTCATTTCATAATTCAGTTCACGCTACAACCTCCAACTTTTATCTTCTATTGCTTCTGCTTTCGAATCACAGTATTGCTTATGATTTACGATTTCAATTCAcagtgacatctactatgggtgggacggagggagtactattactTTTTGTTTCAATATCTTCTATTCTGTATTGTTGTGCCAAATCAAAAAGATATTCATGTTGAGGGTTTAGGCATTCTTCCGTATGTGCTATATTGATATGAATTAGATTATTCAAAAATGTTGCTGTAACTTTCCAACAGTTAGGCAAAATCTTTTGATAATTTACTGAAAATATAGTTCATGCTGCTAAAAAATAAGtgtatttgaaaatataaaacctTTCGCCTAAAGGAAGTAGTAGTAAATTCTATCAGTTTTAAATAGATCACCAAATCAAACTTCAACTTTCCAGGTAGCTGTGTTTTCCTAGTATAACGCTGATTGCAGACTTTATCTTGCTTATATCCATTTGTGCTTTCTTTTTGTTGCTTCAGTTGCATTGAGAGAGGTCTTATAAGGTTTCAGTAGCTCCTGCGAAATGGAGTATTGTAACTGCTTTGAGTCACCATGGCCAGCTGATGAATTGCTGATGAAGTATCAGTATGTATCGGATTTCTTCATAGCATTGGCGTATTTCTCAATCCCTTTGGAGATAATATATTTTGTCAAGAAATCTGCTGTATTTCCTTATAGATGGGTTCTCGTGCAGTTtggtgcttttattgttctttgtGGAGCAACACACCTGATAAATTTGTGGACATTTACTATGCATACGAGGACTGTGGCAGTTGTGATGACTACAGCCAAAGTTTTGACAGCTGTTGTGTCTTGTGCAACAGCACTTTTGCTAGTACATATCATCCCTGATCTATTAAGTGTCAAAACAAGGGaactatttttgaaaaataaggcTGCAGAACTAGACAGAGAAATGGGGTTGATCCGTACACAGGAAGAAACTGGTAGGCATGTAAGGATGCTAACTCATGAAATCAGAAGCACTCTTGATAGGCATACCATACTGAAGACTACTCTTCTTGAGCTTGGAAGAACATTGGGTTTGGAAGAGTGTGCATTATGGATGCCAACACGGACTGGGCTAGAGCTCAATCTTTCCTACACTCTCCGCCACCAAAACCCGGTTGGTTTGACCGTGCCCATACAACTACCTGTAATCAATCAAGTATTCAATACTAGTCGTGCTGTAAAAATCTCTCCAATCTCCCCTGTTGCCCGGCTTCGACCTGCTGGACAGTACATGCCAGGAGAGGTGGTTGCTGTGCGCGTCCCTCTCTTGCATCTGTCCAATTTTCAGATCCATGATTGGCCTGAACTGTCAACTAAAAGATATGCTTTGATGGTTTTAATGCTCCCTTCAGACAGTGCTAGGCAGTGGCATGTGCATGAATTGGAGCTTGTTGAGGTGGTAGCTGATCAGGTTCGATTTTGCCTAGTCTCTTCCTTTTCACATGTTGATTGTTGACATTGTAACTGTATCTGTTAAaagtatatattgtgcatagcCTCTTGATTAGGACATCTGCAAAGCTAATCATGGTGAATGCAGGTGGGTTTTAATGTTGTTATATAGAGGGTTTAAAACACTTATCTAGTAGCTGGTCATTTGGATTTTATATGTAGTTCTCATTTTCTTGTTAAGGGATGATAATGGTTATAATCTCGCTAGTGTCCTAAATAGGTTAACTTGCGGGTCCAGTTATATTTATAGTGTCTAGAGCTCATATATAATCTTAGTTGAAGTCACCAGAACATTGATGAAGGATATTATTCGTATAAATCAGTCATACCTACATGGTTAAGCAGATAGCAAAGGTGCAATGGTATGCTAGTCTGCTTGGTGCCCAAAATCTTTCATCACTTCTTGACTTAGGTTTTATACTTGTTAGCGCCTATCAGTTCAGAAGTTCGGCTTGAGATAATTTATGAATGATTTCACTATGTTTTGACTTCTCCATGTATCAGGTTGCTGTTGCTCTCTCCCATGCTGCAATTTTAGAAGAATCAATGAGGGCAAGAGATCTTCTTATGGAACAGAATGTTGCCCTAGATCTGGCAAGAAGAGAAGCAGAGATGGCTGTGCGTGCTCGTAATGATTTCTTGGCCGTCATGAATCATGAGATGGGAACTCCTATTCATGCAACAATTGCTTTGTCTTCCTTACTACAAGAAACTGAGCTGTCGCCTGAGCAACGTCTAATGGTTGAAACAATCCTGAAGAGCAGTAACCTGTTGGCTACCCTTATTAACGACGTATTGGATCTTTCGAGGCTTGAAGATGGTAGCCTTCAACTTGAGATAGAAACTTTCAATCTTCATTCACTTTTCAGGGAGGTTGGAGCActcatctttttatttttatttctagatGGTGAAGAAATTATAATTCTTTTTCTTGCTTATTCTAGGGTTACTGAGGTATCTACTTCTTGTTGTAGGTACTTAATTTGATAAAACCTATTGCAGCTGTGAAGAAGTTATATGTTATGTTGAATTTGTCCCCTGATTTGATTGAACATGCTGTTGGTGATGAAAAAAGACTGATGCAAGTTCTACTGAATGTTGTTGGGAATGCTATTAAGTTCACAAAAGAGGGAGGCATCTCGGTATCAGCTTCTGTTGCGAAGCCCGACTCTCTAAGAGATCCTCGAGCCCCTGACTTTTTTCCTACACACAGTGATAACCACTTCTATTTGCGTGTAGAGGTTTGTTTCCAATTGCCAATGGAAGTAAATTCTCAAGAAATTAGTTTTGTTGATTCTTATGAGTTTATAGTAACTTCTTGCCCTATTTTTTAGGTAAAAGATACTGGTTCAGGAATTAACCAACTAGAGATTCCCAAGGTATTCATGAAATTTGTGCAGAGCCAACCACTTGCTGCCAAAAATTCTGGTGGTAGGGGCCTTGGCCTAGCAATTTGTAAGAGGTAGGATCTTATTTCATAATTCTTCTGCAacgttatttatttttaatccaATCCATGGAACTTCGTCACATTCTCTGCCTTTGAATTTATTTTCTCCTTCAAATATGGTTTTATGCGATCAGATTTGTCAATCTCATGGAGGGGCACATTTGGATTGAGAGTGAAGGTCTTGGCAGGGGTTCTACTGTGATCTTCATTGTTAAACTTGGAATTCCTGCTCACTTAaatgagtccaagcttccagtTTTGCACAAAGGCCCTGGAAATCAAGTAAAGTTCATTTTTTCTGGGCTTAAAGTTGTGGTGATGGATGATAACAGGTTAGTAATACATGCACCCTTTATATACTTCTCCTTTTGCTtatcattgtttttttttcttgcgTCGGTTATGTCTCTTATGCTAACTTTTATTTCTTGCCAGTTGCCACTAAAACTTTGGTTATCCAATTTGTCTATATAAGACTACGCCTAAAGGCGCTGCCAAGTCAAAGATATTTCACTAGAGAATATCTTATGAGATATGATGCACTCTACAATATCACCATTTTTGTCTAAACTGATGCATTTCTAACTTTACAAGTATTTAATTGCAATGTTCCTCTCCATGTTATTGACTTTAACGTTGTACATTGAATAAACAGTGTTGGTCGTACGGTAACGAAGGGCCTACTTGTGCACCTAGGGTGTGATGTGTTGGCTGTTTCATCCGGAGATGAGTGTGTTAGAGCTGTAAGTTACGAACACAAGGCTGTTTTCCTCGACGTGAGCATGGCAGCTGTTGATAGTTTTGAAGTCGCTGTACGGATCAGGGAGAAGTTCGCTAAACGTTCAGGTAGACCTTTTATCGTTGCACTTACCGGAAATACTGACAGAATGATAAAAGAGAACTGTCGAAAGGTAGGCATGGATGGAGTCATACTGAAGCCCGTGTCGGTAGATAAAATGAGAAGTGTTTTGTCTGATCTCTTAGAACACGGATATCTTGTCGAATCTCAATAACGTTGGGAGTGGAAGTTCTCAGCTACCAAGTTCTTGCGCCTCTTGATGGATGGTTGCAGTGTCCGAATGGGGGTGCCGGCGATTGATATACGGCAAGAATGACGATCACGACGGAGTTGTGAAGATGACTTGTTCTGAGGTAATCTTAAGTTGCCTGCTTATAGATGATGagcttaatttatttttcttctacttAGTTTCAACTGTAAAGTTATGTGCATTTTTATTGATATGTAGGACAGTCAATCTGATGAGATAAATTTGGCTTCTGTAATTACAGAATCATATAATTGATGATAAAAGTAGTCGTAGTGTTACAATTAGAATAATGAAATTTATGAGTTTCTTATGTTATGTAAATATTATGTCAATTAAAATGAAGATAAactcattttataatttaagtcaATGATCAAGAGATCTTAATTAGTATTCGATCTAGTGACCATTATTAGCTAGTTAATTTTCTTAACAAAATTTCTAGATATATCATAAATTTGGCTAATTTTCTGGTACATATTAATGTATAAATTTTTGGTACTATCATCtttgcatatatatagagaaatgATATATTACATAGCTTATGTGATCACCTTATATAAGCATCATCCTCGTTTGATGCAAGTTTaacgttgtttgttttgttttatataattagtttGATTATAATACATGtattaacattttaaattttacaaaattcaagaaaaacGTAGCTTGATTTGTAAAAAATAACCAGTCatattttttgaataaaaataaccGATATACTACTGAATGCTaagaattataattaaaattcattgaACATAAAGTAATTATGTCATTGTATCATCCTGTATACTAATATATAAAGGTTATATAAACACAATATAGTACTCCACCTTATAATAAGAGATTTTTATAGATAAAAGTTACACCTTATTGCAAAAGATAAATGTTTTATACCTCTACCAAGTTCAATGTGAAACATTTATTTGTAAAACTTAGAATGGTTTCTTAGCAATAGGAAATTGGCCAAATGATTTATTCCATTCATATAAGTAGAGACTGAATTTCCAATCTCATGCTTAATTAAGACCAATGTCAAACCACTATGTCAACTATATTAGCTTTTTTATTCCACATTTTAGTTATTCCAAATTGTAATTATTCTCTTTAAACTATTTGGCAAACCACTATGGAGCATAATTCATAAATACATTTTATATGATATGGACACAAAAGATATTCTTGTAATGTATGCTGTGACAATAACAAGGACTTTTGAAATTAATACTTGTCAAAATCTGACATTTATTAAACCCAACTATGTCTCATCATGTGAATTGGACACAGTGGATTTCCAATTCTCATATACTATTTCCTTCTTAATTAATAATATCATTTCCAAAAAGATATATTTGGATGTGTTTAAAACGTGAATTCAGAACTCATGCCAGCATTATCGTGAACTAATCATCATGTATTTTCTCGTTTGTATTTACATTTGTTAAATGTAAAGTTGGAGGGAGAGAGTGTTAAGGGCTTTCCCCTTAACCTCGCCAAGCTTAGC
This genomic interval from Salvia splendens isolate huo1 chromosome 13, SspV2, whole genome shotgun sequence contains the following:
- the LOC121760275 gene encoding ethylene receptor 1-like isoform X1; amino-acid sequence: MEYCNCFESPWPADELLMKYQYVSDFFIALAYFSIPLEIIYFVKKSAVFPYRWVLVQFGAFIVLCGATHLINLWTFTMHTRTVAVVMTTAKVLTAVVSCATALLLVHIIPDLLSVKTRELFLKNKAAELDREMGLIRTQEETGRHVRMLTHEIRSTLDRHTILKTTLLELGRTLGLEECALWMPTRTGLELNLSYTLRHQNPVGLTVPIQLPVINQVFNTSRAVKISPISPVARLRPAGQYMPGEVVAVRVPLLHLSNFQIHDWPELSTKRYALMVLMLPSDSARQWHVHELELVEVVADQVAVALSHAAILEESMRARDLLMEQNVALDLARREAEMAVRARNDFLAVMNHEMGTPIHATIALSSLLQETELSPEQRLMVETILKSSNLLATLINDVLDLSRLEDGSLQLEIETFNLHSLFREVLNLIKPIAAVKKLYVMLNLSPDLIEHAVGDEKRLMQVLLNVVGNAIKFTKEGGISVSASVAKPDSLRDPRAPDFFPTHSDNHFYLRVEVKDTGSGINQLEIPKVFMKFVQSQPLAAKNSGGRGLGLAICKRFVNLMEGHIWIESEGLGRGSTVIFIVKLGIPAHLNESKLPVLHKGPGNQVKFIFSGLKVVVMDDNSVGRTVTKGLLVHLGCDVLAVSSGDECVRAVSYEHKAVFLDVSMAAVDSFEVAVRIREKFAKRSGRPFIVALTGNTDRMIKENCRKVGMDGVILKPVSVDKMRSVLSDLLEHGYLVESQ
- the LOC121760275 gene encoding ethylene receptor 1-like isoform X3, yielding MHTRTVAVVMTTAKVLTAVVSCATALLLVHIIPDLLSVKTRELFLKNKAAELDREMGLIRTQEETGRHVRMLTHEIRSTLDRHTILKTTLLELGRTLGLEECALWMPTRTGLELNLSYTLRHQNPVGLTVPIQLPVINQVFNTSRAVKISPISPVARLRPAGQYMPGEVVAVRVPLLHLSNFQIHDWPELSTKRYALMVLMLPSDSARQWHVHELELVEVVADQVAVALSHAAILEESMRARDLLMEQNVALDLARREAEMAVRARNDFLAVMNHEMGTPIHATIALSSLLQETELSPEQRLMVETILKSSNLLATLINDVLDLSRLEDGSLQLEIETFNLHSLFREVLNLIKPIAAVKKLYVMLNLSPDLIEHAVGDEKRLMQVLLNVVGNAIKFTKEGGISVSASVAKPDSLRDPRAPDFFPTHSDNHFYLRVEVKDTGSGINQLEIPKVFMKFVQSQPLAAKNSGGRGLGLAICKRFVNLMEGHIWIESEGLGRGSTVIFIVKLGIPAHLNESKLPVLHKGPGNQVKFIFSGLKVVVMDDNSVGRTVTKGLLVHLGCDVLAVSSGDECVRAVSYEHKAVFLDVSMAAVDSFEVAVRIREKFAKRSGRPFIVALTGNTDRMIKENCRKVGMDGVILKPVSVDKMRSVLSDLLEHGYLVESQ
- the LOC121760275 gene encoding ethylene receptor-like isoform X2 translates to MEYCNCFESPWPADELLMKYQYVSDFFIALAYFSIPLEIIYFVKKSAVFPYRWVLVQFGAFIVLCGATHLINLWTFTMHTRTVAVVMTTAKVLTAVVSCATALLLVHIIPDLLSVKTRELFLKNKAAELDREMGLIRTQEETGRHVRMLTHEIRSTLDRHTILKTTLLELGRTLGLEECALWMPTRTGLELNLSYTLRHQNPVGLTVPIQLPVINQVFNTSRAVKISPISPVARLRPAGQYMPGEVVAVRVPLLHLSNFQIHDWPELSTKRYALMVLMLPSDSARQWHVHELELVEVVADQVAVALSHAAILEESMRARDLLMEQNVALDLARREAEMAVRARNDFLAVMNHEMGTPIHATIALSSLLQETELSPEQRLMVETILKSSNLLATLINDVLDLSRLEDGSLQLEIETFNLHSLFREVLNLIKPIAAVKKLYVMLNLSPDLIEHAVGDEKRLMQVLLNVVGNAIKFTKEGGISVSASVAKPDSLRDPRAPDFFPTHSDNHFYLRVEVKDTGSGINQLEIPKVFMKFVQSQPLAAKNSGGRGLGLAICKRFVNLMEGHIWIESEGLGRGSTVIFIVKLGIPAHLNESKLPVLHKGPGNQVKFIFSGLKVVVMDDNSVGRTVTKGLLVHLGCDVLAVSSGDECVRAVSYEHKAVFLDVSMAAVDSFEVAVRIREKFAKRSGMDGVILKPVSVDKMRSVLSDLLEHGYLVESQ